From the genome of Chitinophagales bacterium:
ATCGAAGCCGGATCTGGTTTTTGCAGGGATGCTGCCGGAGCAATTCGGAGGTGCAAACGGTGGACTTGCTGCTGCCATGCGGTATTTTTTACAAGCCTTTTGTTGCAAATAACGTTTCCCGATAAATATGATTTTTTAATGGATATTGCAACAGAGGAGTTCAGCCACCTGGAGATAGAAGGAGCCACTATTCAAATGTTGTTTCAAGGAATTAACGGTGATTTAAAGAATGCTGCAGAAAATTCGGAGATTATACAAATTACTGAATGGTAAAGCAGAGAAAGAAAACATGATTCATCAGGCCATGATTCAGCCTCAGATTTTTGTATCGAGTGGTGGTGCCCCTGCATTAACCAACAGCATGAGTTTACCCTGGAGTGCAGCGTATATTAATGGTGATGCAAATGGAGATTCCACCCTTGATCTTCGCTTGAATATTACTGCAGAATCACCTGCCAAAATTGTCTATGAATATTTGCTTCAGTTTACTGATGATCCTTTTTTAAAAAAAACATTACAGTTTCTTATGACGCGTGAAGTGGCTCACTTTCAAATGTTCGAAGCTGCATTAAATACAGCTCAGCCAAATTTTCCTCCCGGTATTTTGCAAGCCGATCCCAGATATAGCAATACCTATTTCAACATGTCAATGGTATTGCTGTAAGAGGTCCATGGAATAGAGGCGTGAGCAGCCAATTAGGTGAGGAATGGCAGTTTATCGAAGATCCGATTCAATATGTAATGGAAACTAATGGTTTGTTGAACTGTGAGCCAACCGGAACTGACCGCACATTTGAAACAGTGGATGAGGAAGAAAGTGAGATAAGTGAGGAGCGAAGCCAGGAAATTAAGAATGCTGCTCCAATGGGCCCGCAACAATGGAATGATACCGGTCCCGCTGTAGCGGAGGAAAATATTCAAACTGAACCCATAGAAATAGAAACCCAGGATCAAAAAATTCAGAGGAACAAGTAAAAAAGCCGGCAAGCGCAAATCATAATATAATGCACGAAGCAGCGGATCGGGTACAAATAGTTTACTACACCGATCCGCTTTGCTGTTGGAGCTGGGTACTTGAACCACAGTGGCGTAAATTTGCTTACCTGTATAAAGATTTTTTAAACTACCGCTATTGCATGGGCGGTATGGTTCCGGATTGGAAACATTATGATGATACCCTGAACTCTGTAAGTCGCCCTGCTCAGATGGGTCCTCTATGGATGCAGGCACATCACATTTCCGGTATGCCGCTTCGCGACCGCATCTGGATGGAAAATCCCCCAGCCTCTTCTTTTCGTGGATGTATAGCAGTGAAATGTGCGCAGATGCAGTCATCTTTAGCAGCCGAAAAATATTTGAGGGAACTTAGGGAAGCAATAATGATAAGGGGTTGGAATATTGCACAAAAAAAGGTGTTGCTCGATGTGGCGCGAATAGTAGCAAATAAAGATCCGCATGAATTTGATGTTCTTCGTTTCGAACAGGATTTATCCAATAATCAGGGAACCGATAATTTCCGTCAAGACCTTGCCGAAATCCGGAATCAGAATATTACCTGTTTTCCAACACTAACTTTCAAAAAAAGAAATTCTCCGGGTATTCTTATATATGGGTACCGTTCTTATTCCGTAATGGCAGATGCCATTAAAAACATGATCTCAGATGCTGTTATCCCGCAGAATATAAATGTACAGAACTATCAAATGTATTGGGGATCCTTAACGAACCGCGAAATTGAAGAAGTAACGTGTTGAACCTCGGTTTCCGAACTTAAGCATATTTCAATTTTCCGCACTCTTCTAAAAAAAGCTTAGCCTTTTTGTAATGCTTTTACAGATATGGAATGTCAGTGAATCAGAAATTACAATTGATTTAATTATTTTCGTCGCCAATTAAAAAGTAAGCATCATAAAAAGATAAGATGGCAGGAAAAAAAGAACTTGATTTCACCTATACCACTATTGATGAAATATTCCGCTTGAGTATTGGTGAAATGGGAGATTACAGCGGTGCCAAATACGATGGTGATTTTGCGTTGACTTTGGAGGAAGCACAAAGAGCAAAGCACGTTTTTATTGCAGATAGCTTAAACATTGGAAAGGGAAGTAAAGTGCTGGATATGGCTTGCGGATGGGGACCTTTTTCCAATTACATAACAAAGGAAAGAGGTGCAATAAGCATTGGATTAACCCTTTCTGAAGGGCAGGCCAAAGCGTGCAGAAATAATGGATTAAACGTGATCGTAAAAGATTGCCGGTATGTAAAGCCGGATGATTTCGGGCAATTTGATGCTATCGCCTGCATTGGAGGACTAGAGCATTTTTGTTCAGTGGAAGAATGGAAAGAAGGAAAACAGGAAAAAGTTTATAAAAAATTTTTTGAAACTGTCAATGACCTACTGCCTGTTGGGGGAAGATACTATATGCAGACAATGACGTTCAGCAAAAACATGCTTCCTTATGAATCAATTGATATTAATGCGCCAAAAGGGTCGCCGGCACATGTATTAGCCCTAATGATCAAAGAATTTCCGGGATCATGGCTTCCTTACGGCCCCGAAATGGTGATCAAAAATGCATCGCCTAAGTTTAAGTTAATCTCCCAAAGCAGTGGCCGGTTAGATTATATTGAAACAATAAAGCAATGGAGAAAAAAATTCAGGGAATTTGGTTTTAAAAAATATTTGCTATACTCTTCACTTATTCCAAAATATTTATCCAGCAGGGAATTCAGGCATCAGGCTGAAATTTTCAACGTAAGTCCTAATAAAGTATGCTTTGAGCAGGAAATAATGGACCATTATCGTTTAGTGTTTGAAAAAATTTAATGATGCATTTTTCTTAATGCTTTCCAAGTGACTTAGTACCTCTTAGGTAATTTAAACATATTGCATCAAATCCCGCCCCTTATTTGAATTCCTGAATTCATTGTGAAATTCCATTTATTCTTTCTCAACAAGTTCTTATACTGTTTCAATAACTTTCGCATGTTTCCTGCAATGCTTGTCTATTACGTTACCAAAAAAACAGATGAAATTCATAAAACTTAATTTTCTTTTTGCAATTACAGCTATACTTATGGTAGCTTCTGCGTGTAATTAAAATACGGATATTTGCAATCGCTTCAGCCGATCTAACTGTTCCTGGTGGAGGTGGTGATAACGATCAAGGCTTCATTCAAGGAATAGCTCCTGACACTTTTCGAATGATCAGCGGAAACAGCAACACTATTCTAGTAAGCTTTACCCAGCTGCCCCCGTCGGTGGCTGGATAAAAAATGACTAGCAGCGATGCTTCTGTACAGGTGCCTGCGACTTATTTTGTTTCCGAGGGCATTTCTGTTGTGCATCCTTCAATTACCAGCACGCCGATTCCTTCATTTAAAACGGTA
Proteins encoded in this window:
- a CDS encoding DsbA family protein, encoding MHEAADRVQIVYYTDPLCCWSWVLEPQWRKFAYLYKDFLNYRYCMGGMVPDWKHYDDTLNSVSRPAQMGPLWMQAHHISGMPLRDRIWMENPPASSFRGCIAVKCAQMQSSLAAEKYLRELREAIMIRGWNIAQKKVLLDVARIVANKDPHEFDVLRFEQDLSNNQGTDNFRQDLAEIRNQNITCFPTLTFKKRNSPGILIYGYRSYSVMADAIKNMISDAVIPQNINVQNYQMYWGSLTNREIEEVTC
- a CDS encoding class I SAM-dependent methyltransferase → MAGKKELDFTYTTIDEIFRLSIGEMGDYSGAKYDGDFALTLEEAQRAKHVFIADSLNIGKGSKVLDMACGWGPFSNYITKERGAISIGLTLSEGQAKACRNNGLNVIVKDCRYVKPDDFGQFDAIACIGGLEHFCSVEEWKEGKQEKVYKKFFETVNDLLPVGGRYYMQTMTFSKNMLPYESIDINAPKGSPAHVLALMIKEFPGSWLPYGPEMVIKNASPKFKLISQSSGRLDYIETIKQWRKKFREFGFKKYLLYSSLIPKYLSSREFRHQAEIFNVSPNKVCFEQEIMDHYRLVFEKI